Part of the Citrus sinensis cultivar Valencia sweet orange chromosome 2, DVS_A1.0, whole genome shotgun sequence genome, TCACATGTTTGCATCATAAAGCATGAGTTTTCAAGTTTAGGAGAGGCTATTTGAAATCGTCTGAAATGCTGAGCAAAGCCAAGCGAATATTAGAGGTAAAAGGACTACCAAATTAGGCCAGAGTATGCAGATTTGCCACCCCCCAAGTATGAAGAAAGTAACAGTTGCCCAACAGAGAAATTTAGAGAGACGATAAACAGAGTATTCTACCATCTGTAATTCTGTATATGTCTCATACAGATAAAAGCTCTTCTAAGATATATGTAACACTAGTAAATGGTGCATCATAAATGCTTGTCCACTGCAATATTTGTATATTGTATGCAATCAATGTGGGCAAGTATAATTTCTTGTTTACAGACACTTCACACTGTTTGATTTAGACTGCTAACATCAACCACAcattatattttcttctagTTAAACTTGCTTGTCATGTCTTATTGGTTTAGAGAGTAGGGAATTTTTAGTTTCTAACCTACAGTTCTATAAATCCAGAGgagatttaattgtttattacttTGATTGCTTACATTGTGATACTCAAAGGTGGAAAGAAGTACCAGATCAAAGGATGTGCAGGTCAGGGTGGTTTTGCTAAAGTATTTAAAGCATATGTCAATGGTGATCCTGAAGATGTTGTAGCATTAAAGGTATCATTATCTTTCATTCTTTTCTCTAATGCATAGTGAAGAACTTGTCTtactggaatttttttttttttttaatttctcaattCTGACAGATTCAAAAGCCTGCTTTCCCTTGGGAGTTCTACATGTATCGCCAGCTTGATCAGCGCATCTCTGGCAGGGAAGTAtgtattttcttgtttccatTATTTATCTATGCATTCTTTGTGATTCTGAGATACTTACtggatattttatttcaacagAGGTCAAGCTTTGGTTTTGCACACAGAATTCATCTCTATTCTGATTATAGCATACTCGTCTGTGACTATCTATCTCAAGGGACACTCCAGGTACATTTTTTCTACTTTGTATATGGGAATTCTACATGTATCGGCAGCAGGCAAATCTTTTTTAGTACTTTAGATAACACATAAACTTGTGCAGGACGCCATAAATTCTTATGTGGTTATCGGCAAGTCCATGGAAGAGGTCTTATGCATTTACTACACTATAGAGATGCTCTGCATTCTGGAATCTCTGCATGATGTTGGCATCATTCATGGTGATTTCAAGCCTGATAATCTCCTTATTCGATATGCTAGGTAAAGCTTTCTCACATTATAGATTCAACTGTGGAAACTATCCAGAGCTCAAAACTGAATTACTATTTCTTTACGATCTGTATATTATAAAACCTTGCACTCTCACATATAAAGCTAGAAAATCACTCTTGGTTTATAATGATCTTGGGGTCACATTAGACATTTGAACCTCACATATGAATTTATGGCATAAAATTTCCTTCCATTGTTTTTGACTTGTATTGTTTGGCTTTGGGCTGGGCCAGATCATAGAAAGTTTGACACAGGAATATTGGTTTTCTCTGGTTGCTGCTGTGCTTTTTTGAAATGCATTCGAGGAAGGGGGCGGGCAGCTTCAAAAaggaaatggaaaaataaaactttattagGAAGTATTTTGTGTTAGTAGAGTAAATGATTCTCCCATTACAGAACTACTAACAGCAATTACTAATTGGTATACTAGTTTCATCATCAATATACTTTCTCAAGTTGATATTTTTGCCCTTGTTTATCTTTCAAGaagattatttgaatttgagcttgtagatgaaaaatcttttattgTCAGCACATTCATATTATTGCTTAAGTTAATGTATGGAAGAAGTGGGTAGTCAGTCTCTCTTTATGAAGATTTACTGCATCATATGGGAAttcttcataatttattaGGCCTATATTATCTTGCATGAATCTGGGAATCATACATCATTTGGACTCGTTTTCTTGTAGTTGTCAAAGTTTAGATTCTACCAACTATCAAGGTAATGCAATTTATAAATCCGTATCTACCTCTTctgattttaatttctttgcttGGACTAAATTGACGGAAGCTTGTGGTAGATAAGTAAccttgcttttgttttttttggtCTATACATTTCACAGTTGAAAATGGTAgatttttgtcctttttttccATGTTTATGCCACATATAAAGGTAAAACACATTGTAAAGTACAATTATACTTGCTTTCTGTAGTCCTGTTTAGGCCCAATTATACATTGCTTTTATATCAAAAGTGAAACATTCTCTTCAGATAAAATTCTGATTGCAAAGAACATTTTACTGAGCTTGGCAAGTGACATCAATTATCTGACATTTTTGCAGAGATGAACTTACAGTGCTTGATCATGATCGAAGTGGCCCTTGGCAAGATCAGGTTAACTCTGGTGGCATAGGGATTTTCATGTTTTTCCCTACATGTTTGTTATTATGcttaagaatttatgttgCAGGGACTTTGCCTTGTAGATTGGGGAAGGGGTATAGATCTGCATCTTTTTCCTGACAACACGGAATTTGAGGGTGATTGCAGGACTTCTGGCTTCCGTTGTATTGAAATGCAAGAGAAGAAGCCATGGAAATTTCAGGCAAGTCTCAAACATTTCTTACAATGAAACTGCACTGCTCTGTTCACATGACTTACTTAATATTGGTTCATTTGTGTCATTATCACCAGGTAGACACATATGGCCTGTGTGCTATTGTTCACATGATGCTGCACAGCTCTTATATGGAGGTTGAGAAGAAAGCATCACCTGACGGTGGGTTGGTGTATCTACCAAAGTTATCTTTTAAAAGGTATGTCCGAATATTTCTGCATTAGCAGTAAGACAATGTTGATATTGTTGACCTTTTCCTGTATGTGTGTACTTGGGTGGctgaaatttttttgctttccttgaatgaatgaaaaatttacaCGTTGCTGATGTATGGATGATTCTCGGAACTTTCTCATTTTCACATCCGTCTTTCTTCCTTTTGACAATTTTTATCAGATATTGGAAGCTTGAACTGTGGAAAAGTCTGTTCACAAATCTGCTTAATATGAGCTCTGGCAATGACAAGGAAGTGTTGCAGAATCTGCGGAAATCCTTCCAGGATTACTTGTGCTCCAATCCTCAGCTTTTGAAGAACCTAAAAGAATTATTGGCAAAGCAGAGGGCTTCCTTGTGTGGTGCTTAATTTACCTCCTAATACTTGTGATTATTTCTGTTGTCGTGAATGAATTTGCTATGTGCACAAACCAACACTTAAGAAAGTGAAAATCCCCTGCTTTTCACCCAAAAATATACGTATGTGCATCCTTCAATCCCATGTGGGGAACACTAGTGAGAAACATCAGTGCTATTGTAAAACTTGATGTAGGCTCATCTGCAGCTCTGAGCGAACGACATAAAATGTTGCGCTCTGATCATGTGTATACCCTCTCGGTCGGCTTTCTTGACTAAAAATTCTGTTGCTTGCTAAGCAATTGTCCATTTGGCTGCGAAAATGTAATCTTAATTGTTTGCTCTCGGCTTGTATTTTTGAGAAAGTGTTTGTGATTGGTTGCCAATCAATTTGCCAAGTTCATGACGTGAAAATGGTGATGTGAAAAGCTAGTTGAAAATGTGAAGGGTTTAGTATATGTTGGGTAGGGATGGTAGAAATTTTCATGGGGACGGGGTCTTtggggattttttttatttagggaGGGTACgagaataattttatacctaattttttaattggagAAGGGATAAGAgtgattttttacttaattatttattcgGGAAAGGGACGGAGATGAGGtagaatccccatcccctcctcatttccccattttcttatttttatttttaatatttattttattttctaaaattattagtgaatagataataaattttaaattgtaaaatattaaatattggtgtaaataacaaatattaaaatatttatacaaataatatacatattacttaatataaaatgtttaatataatttaaacttaactACAACTAAAAGCACACAATCCTATAAGCTCATAACTCACAaatcaaactataaattacTCTCTCATGGCAAGTACCCAACTCGTCTTCATTTCATCATAGCCCAATAGCACGTCGCGTTGTCATTGGCAGAGCAACCTAACTCATCGCAATGCCAACTAGTAGCCAAACATGCGGCTCTATTGCGCTATAATCCGTGATCAACATGTTTCATTACTTATGGACAATTATCATGTCAATATTGTATAAAAATCACATTATTTGAagtttgttttgaaaattattatttgaatattatatatactaaAAGTTTGAAGGAGTAGAATGAAATAAGACCCATTCATgacattctcattttattttatatatttttaggttaattcgttaatatgattaaattaagttcgaaaactaaaaagatattagttattcggggatcggggactctcggggatcccctgttattttTTGGGGAGGGGACGGAAATCCCCTCAAGCAATTCTGACGGGGATGGGGAAATGATGAGGATATATGCAGAacatcggggatgggtacggggatatcggtcccctcccctcccctccccattgccatcccgaATGTTGggtatgatttatttaatggtCATAATTGTTTActcaatttttatcaaaatatttcttgtttagtttgtttttttagtagagattttgaaaattaaatgtcTCTATGGgcaaaaatgtaaattttggctgaattttttttaatgttaaaatattaaattttttatttatttgataattttattttttttaataatataactttaaaaaatttacatattaaaataattttataatatttaataaaagttgtCATTGACAActaaatagttaaaattttttaagtaaaacttttatttaccaacaaaaatttttatttaaataaactttattttaaaaaaatataacaaaaaaatcttagaataatttttgaaatgtaGCGGGCTAATTGAAGTTTGGAATTTATTATCTCTgcattttgtctttttaaaataaaaaaaaaattcaacagcTTTTCGCACCAAAAAAATGGCGATTCAAACGAGTAAAAAACGCGTTTTCTCGTCTGCGTTGTCTTTTACTGCAagttaagataaaaaaaaacgCGTTTTCTTAACATCCAGTTAGTGACTCTATATATAGCTCTATATCATATAATCTTATAGAGTGATGATGTTTgccccgggtcaaaccccgaaaaatacaaaacgtcgtcgttttgtttttaaattttttttttgcttcgCGGTTTCTTATTTGCGtcgttttctttatttttttctttttcatttcttccaggctttcttcatttctttcgTTTCTTCCAtcctttcttcatttctttttcgttTCTTCGTCTTAAGCTGAACGAGATCCACAGCCCTTGCAACAGCAGCTGAACGAGATCCACAGCCCTTGCATTTAGTGAAGAACAAGACTAAAGCCCTTGCACAGCCCTTGCTCCATCCTCTTCATCTTAAGCTAAACGAGATCTACAGCCCTTGCATTTAGTGAAGAACAAGACCAACAACAGCTGAGTTTCGGGTGAGTTTCGGTTGAGTTTCGGCTGCGAGCAAGATTAGTTTCGGCATCTACTAATTAAGCTGAACGAGATCCACAGCCCTTGCATTTAGTGAAGAACAAGACCAACAACAGCAAGATTGGTTTCGGCTGAGTTTCGGCAAGATTAGTTTCGGTAGAGGAAGATTAACATTGTGCCTGAAAGCTTGAATTTTGGaagcttgaatttttttttaggtacTGTCTTCTTTgtagcattttgttttttaatttaattttaaatttttcccTGTGTTTTTACAACATTGTAACATTGTaacattgaatttatttcttcagttctcatgttcttgaatttatttcttcagtAACATTGTAACAGTTTCCATACATTAGCTGTTAGCAtcactaagaaaaaaaaatagagttgtTTGAAGCTAAATTGATGGTGAtgttaatctatttttaatGTAGAAATTATGTTGTTTATGAAATTGGGTTGTAGCTTCGTAGgattcaaaatcaatttaaaaaattgtgaacGAAGGGAGGTAGAGTAATGACTTGGGctctgttttttttataattatgtatgtaattaaattgggTATAATGGAATTGTTTTGTTAAAGGCAagagaattaatattattgttctGAAGAAAGGAATTATGATCAGTATCAATCGATTTGAGTTTCTACATACATGGCTCAATTTATTTCAAGACTAGTTGATCATATTATTGTGTTTCTTCATCTGCAATTAATACAAGGGCTTCAGAAAAAGCAATGTGAGAAGATGTAATTACCATATGAGTTGtttcattttgcttttgaaattttgtttttaaatttaatgaatttgcgataaataactaataagatgttgaattattttaatttgcagcAGTTAATGGATAATTTTGAACAAGTGGAGGAGGTTGATGAAGTTGGGGAATTGCAGGATTTACAGGGGGCTGATTTGGAAGAAAACAATGAGGAATTGGTGGTGGAAAATGTTGTTGAGCCTACGGTTGGGATGTCTTTTGATAGTCCTGATGAAatgtttgaatattataaaacttatGGCCTACAAGAGGGGTTTCCAGTGATGCGGAGATCTTGTAGAAAAGGGGATGATGAGAGTTTGAGATATGTGACGTTTACTTGTGGGAGAAACGGCAAGTCAAAAGCCAAAGCCACTAATGTTTTGCGGCTTCAACCAAACCAAAAGATTGGATGCAATGCTAAAATTGGAGGACGTTTGTATATTGTTAGTGGAAAATGGGTAATTGGAAATTTGATCCTTGAACACAACCATGCCGTGAGTCCGAGCAAGATCGATGCATTCGTTCCATTAgtcattttgttaaaaagcagcttgaaataaatgaagaagctAGAATTAAAATGGCTCAAAGTTTTAAGTCGATTGTTGTCGAGGTTGGTGGCTTTGAAAATGTGTCATTTTTAGAAAGAGATGCTAGAAATCATGTTGACAAGGTGAGGCGATTAAGACTCGGAGAAGGGGATGCTATTGCAATTCAGAGGTATTTTCAGAAAATGCAAACAGAAAATGATGGGTTTTACTTCAGTATTGACCTAGATGAGGAGGGTCggttaaaaaatgtattttgggCAGATCCAAGGAGCAGGGCAGCCTATAAGGACTTTGGGGATGTTGTCACATTTGATACCACATACCTAACAAACAAGTATGACATGCCATTTGCTCTTTTTGTAGGAGTTAATCATCATGGTCAATCAATTTTGTTAGGATGTGGGTTGATTTCGCATGAGGACACGGAAACATTTACGTAGTTATTTGACACATGGCTATCATGTATGTCTGGGTGTCCTCCCCTTGGAATCATTACAGATCAAGATAAAGCGATGAAAAAGGCAATTCAGATTATTTTTCCAGACACTAGGCATCGATGGTGTTTGTGGCATATATTGAAAAAGGTGCCTGAGA contains:
- the LOC102618391 gene encoding mitotic checkpoint serine/threonine-protein kinase BUB1 isoform X2, whose product is MGTAVILPNHDENGAVHDPLLPWLQSAKKALDEWYSGKDSGATDLYKLLSNCINTFKHHSQYKNDIRFLKIWFLYLEGSKDYEKVFREMEELEICTGHSLLYQWKAEPLDKLEEALALFIDRLSERLQKIDDGEIIDSMENYIHPWSSSNMNKLLKQINSRIMKFEGYHRSNKVYSGKVALSSLNNSSRNKTIEIGGKKYQIKGCAGQGGFAKVFKAYVNGDPEDVVALKIQKPAFPWEFYMYRQLDQRISGRERSSFGFAHRIHLYSDYSILVCDYLSQGTLQDAINSYVVIGKSMEEVLCIYYTIEMLCILESLHDVGIIHGDFKPDNLLIRYARDELTVLDHDRSGPWQDQGLCLVDWGRGIDLHLFPDNTEFEGDCRTSGFRCIEMQEKKPWKFQANTYGLCAIVHMMLHSSYMEVEKKASPDGGLVYLPKLSFKRYWKLELWKSLFTNLLNMSSGNDKEVLQNLRKSFQDYLCSNPQLLKNLKELLAKQRASLCGA
- the LOC127900289 gene encoding protein FAR-RED IMPAIRED RESPONSE 1-like, producing the protein MDNFEQVEEVDEVGELQDLQGADLEENNEELVVENVVEPTVGMSFDSPDEMFEYYKTYGLQEGFPVMRRSCRKGDDESLRYVTFTCGRNGKSKAKATNVLRLQPNQKIGCNAKIGGRLYIVSGKWLEINEEARIKMAQSFKSIVVEVGGFENVSFLERDARNHVDKVRRLRLGEGDAIAIQRYFQKMQTENDGFYFSIDLDEEGRLKNVFWADPRSRAAYKDFGDVVTFDTTYLTNKYDMPFALFVGVNHHGQSILLGCGLISHEDTETFT
- the LOC102618391 gene encoding mitotic checkpoint serine/threonine-protein kinase BUB1 isoform X1; the encoded protein is MGTAVILPNHDENGAVHDPLLPWLQSAKKALDEWYSGKDSGATDLYKLLSNCINTFKHHSQYKNDIRFLKIWFLYLEGSKDYEKVFREMEELEICTGHSLLYQWYAIFLELNGKWRDAHMVYQIGISRKAEPLDKLEEALALFIDRLSERLQKIDDGEIIDSMENYIHPWSSSNMNKLLKQINSRIMKFEGYHRSNKVYSGKVALSSLNNSSRNKTIEIGGKKYQIKGCAGQGGFAKVFKAYVNGDPEDVVALKIQKPAFPWEFYMYRQLDQRISGRERSSFGFAHRIHLYSDYSILVCDYLSQGTLQDAINSYVVIGKSMEEVLCIYYTIEMLCILESLHDVGIIHGDFKPDNLLIRYARDELTVLDHDRSGPWQDQGLCLVDWGRGIDLHLFPDNTEFEGDCRTSGFRCIEMQEKKPWKFQANTYGLCAIVHMMLHSSYMEVEKKASPDGGLVYLPKLSFKRYWKLELWKSLFTNLLNMSSGNDKEVLQNLRKSFQDYLCSNPQLLKNLKELLAKQRASLCGA